From the Nocardiopsis changdeensis genome, one window contains:
- a CDS encoding molecular chaperone DnaJ produces MTPVEVSMTVEEATRAVLTARDPSDLFGPLPADDTVPAAASSAHRRLARLLHPDTPGGDAALFTRLTGMWTRYQEAVRGRIGFDDHVVVTASRGYHVGSSPLASGDVADLYPVRYQDGGWRDAVIKVPRSPRDNDLMEAEATALERIRERGPEEARAFFPRLLESIRHRDAATGVERRANVLDRLDGFHSLADVRRAYPDGVDPRDAAWMWRRLLVAVDAASRAGVVHGAVVPEHVLIHPGEHGLVLVDWCYSVTAHAARTAPHIPAMVPHRKDLYPPEVAERGPASVRTDIYMATRCIEYITAGRLPRELRSFARGCALPAARQRPSDGFALLIELDEVLERLYGPRRFRPFTMPD; encoded by the coding sequence ATGACCCCCGTGGAGGTTTCGATGACCGTCGAGGAGGCGACCCGCGCCGTCCTCACCGCCCGCGACCCGTCCGACCTGTTCGGGCCGCTGCCCGCCGACGACACCGTGCCCGCTGCGGCCTCGTCCGCCCACCGGCGGCTCGCCCGCCTGCTGCACCCCGACACCCCCGGGGGCGACGCCGCGCTGTTCACCCGGCTGACCGGGATGTGGACGCGCTACCAGGAGGCCGTCCGGGGCCGGATCGGGTTCGACGACCACGTGGTGGTGACCGCATCCCGCGGCTACCACGTGGGGTCCTCCCCCCTGGCGTCGGGCGACGTCGCCGACCTGTACCCCGTCCGCTACCAGGACGGCGGCTGGCGCGACGCCGTGATCAAGGTGCCCCGGTCCCCGCGCGACAACGACCTCATGGAGGCCGAGGCCACCGCCCTGGAACGGATCCGCGAGCGCGGGCCGGAGGAGGCGCGGGCGTTCTTCCCCCGGCTGCTGGAGTCGATCCGCCACCGCGACGCCGCGACCGGGGTCGAGCGCAGGGCCAACGTGCTGGACCGGCTGGACGGCTTCCACAGCCTGGCCGACGTGCGCCGCGCCTACCCCGACGGCGTCGACCCGCGCGACGCCGCGTGGATGTGGCGCCGCCTGCTGGTGGCGGTCGACGCGGCCTCCCGGGCCGGGGTGGTGCACGGGGCGGTGGTGCCCGAACACGTGCTGATCCACCCCGGGGAGCACGGCCTGGTCCTGGTCGACTGGTGCTACTCGGTCACCGCGCACGCCGCGCGCACCGCCCCGCACATCCCCGCGATGGTCCCCCACCGCAAGGACCTCTACCCGCCCGAGGTGGCCGAGCGCGGCCCCGCCTCGGTGCGGACCGACATCTACATGGCGACCCGGTGCATCGAGTACATCACCGCCGGGCGCCTGCCCCGGGAGCTGCGCTCGTTCGCCAGGGGCTGTGCCCTGCCGGCGGCGCGGCAGCGCCCCTCCGACGGGTTCGCCCTGCTGATCGAACTCGACGAGGTCCTGGAGCGGCTCTACGGGCCGCGCCGGTTCCGCCCCTTCACCATGCCGGACTGA
- the ruvA gene encoding Holliday junction branch migration protein RuvA yields the protein MIAFLTGRVAARGAGSAVIDVGGVGMSVQCTPSTLSRLHVGETGTVATSLVVREDSLTLFGFADDDEKHLFEQLQTASGVGPRLALAMLSVHSPDSLRHAVATEDTNALTRVPGIGKKGAQRIVLELRGKIDPPVFTDGTLPPVPDGAGAGPNGAWRTQVVSGLVNLGWSAKDAEAAAAAVAPQAEETADVAVLLRSALRTLSRA from the coding sequence ATGATCGCGTTCCTCACCGGCCGGGTGGCCGCACGCGGCGCAGGCAGCGCCGTCATCGACGTCGGCGGGGTCGGCATGTCCGTGCAGTGCACCCCGAGCACCCTGTCCCGCCTGCACGTGGGGGAGACCGGCACCGTCGCCACCAGCCTCGTCGTGCGCGAGGACTCCCTCACCCTCTTCGGATTCGCCGACGACGACGAGAAGCACCTGTTCGAGCAGCTCCAGACCGCCTCCGGGGTCGGTCCCCGGCTGGCCCTGGCCATGCTCTCGGTGCACAGCCCCGACTCCCTGCGCCACGCCGTGGCCACCGAGGACACCAACGCCCTGACCCGGGTCCCGGGCATCGGCAAGAAGGGCGCCCAGCGCATCGTCCTGGAGCTGCGCGGGAAGATCGACCCGCCCGTCTTCACCGACGGCACCCTGCCGCCGGTCCCGGACGGCGCCGGGGCCGGGCCCAACGGCGCCTGGCGCACCCAGGTGGTCTCCGGCCTGGTCAACCTGGGCTGGTCCGCCAAGGACGCCGAGGCCGCGGCCGCCGCCGTCGCGCCCCAGGCCGAGGAGACCGCCGACGTCGCCGTCCTGCTGCGCAGCGCCCTGCGCACCCTCAGCCGCGCCTAG
- a CDS encoding RelA/SpoT family protein — MNPVLEPLIKTVRATHPKVDVRLIERAYEVAAHHHRDQKRKSGDPYITHPLAVATILAELGMQEATLAAALLHDTVEDTGYTLGELRADFGDEIAELVDGVTKLDKVKYGEATQAETVRKMVVAMARDIRVLVIKLCDRLHNMRTLRYLPSVAKREKKARETLEIFAPLAHRLGMNTIKWELEDLAFATLYPKRFDEIARLVSERAPRRDVYLQEVIEAVSGDLRESKIKATVKGRPKHYYSIYQKMIARNVGFDEIYDLIAVRVLVDSVRDCYAALGTIHARWNPVPGRFKDYIAMPKFNMYQSLHTTVIGPSGNPVELQIRTRAMHRRAEYGIAAHWKYKEDRNSGGAAATPKGGSDMAWLRQLIDWQQETKDPGEFLESLRFDLSVQEVFVFTPQGDVISLPQGATAVDFAYAVHTEVGHRTVGARVNGRLVSLETELHNGETVEIITSKDPDAGPNRDWLDFVKSARARNKIRHWFTKERREAAIEQGKEEIAKVMRKQELPVKRLFSGESIVALADELRYPDVDALYAAVGERQVSAQNVVAKLVDSMGLADDHPEDIAEPALPAKAPRQRQPGNPGVVVEGDADVWARLSKCCTPVPGDDIVGFVTRGNGVSVHRADCVNIATLDPERKVRVDWSPTEDSLFLVALQVEALDRARLLSDITRVLSDQHVNILSATVQTSRDRVAQSRFTFEMADPAHLGSVLRAVRNVDGVYDVYRVRN; from the coding sequence ATGAACCCGGTGCTGGAACCACTGATCAAGACCGTGCGCGCCACCCACCCCAAGGTGGACGTGCGGCTCATCGAGCGCGCCTACGAAGTGGCCGCCCACCACCACCGGGACCAGAAACGCAAGAGCGGCGACCCCTACATCACCCACCCGCTCGCCGTCGCCACCATCCTCGCCGAGCTCGGCATGCAGGAGGCCACCCTGGCCGCCGCCCTGCTGCACGACACCGTCGAGGACACCGGGTACACGCTCGGCGAGCTGCGGGCGGACTTCGGCGACGAGATCGCCGAGCTGGTCGACGGCGTCACCAAGCTCGACAAGGTCAAGTACGGCGAGGCCACCCAGGCCGAGACCGTCCGCAAGATGGTCGTGGCCATGGCCCGCGACATCCGCGTGCTGGTCATCAAGCTCTGCGACCGGCTGCACAACATGCGCACCCTGCGCTACCTGCCCTCGGTCGCCAAACGGGAGAAGAAGGCCCGCGAGACCCTGGAGATCTTCGCCCCCCTCGCCCACCGCCTGGGCATGAACACCATCAAGTGGGAGCTGGAGGACCTGGCGTTCGCCACCCTCTACCCCAAGCGGTTCGACGAGATCGCCCGCCTGGTGTCCGAGCGCGCCCCCCGCCGCGACGTGTACCTCCAGGAGGTCATCGAGGCGGTCTCCGGCGACCTGCGCGAGTCCAAGATCAAGGCCACCGTCAAGGGGCGGCCCAAGCACTACTACTCGATCTACCAGAAGATGATCGCCCGCAACGTCGGCTTCGACGAGATCTACGACCTCATCGCCGTGCGGGTCCTGGTGGACAGCGTCCGCGACTGCTACGCGGCCCTGGGGACCATCCACGCCAGGTGGAACCCCGTGCCCGGGCGGTTCAAGGACTACATCGCCATGCCCAAGTTCAACATGTACCAGTCGCTGCACACGACGGTCATCGGGCCCTCGGGCAACCCGGTGGAGCTGCAGATCCGCACCCGCGCCATGCACCGGCGCGCCGAGTACGGCATCGCCGCCCACTGGAAGTACAAGGAGGACCGCAACAGCGGCGGGGCCGCGGCCACGCCCAAGGGCGGCTCCGACATGGCGTGGCTGCGCCAGCTCATCGACTGGCAGCAGGAGACCAAGGACCCCGGCGAGTTCCTGGAGTCGCTGCGCTTCGACCTGTCGGTGCAGGAGGTGTTCGTCTTCACCCCGCAGGGCGACGTCATCTCGCTGCCGCAGGGCGCCACCGCGGTCGACTTCGCCTACGCCGTGCACACCGAGGTCGGCCACCGCACGGTGGGCGCCCGGGTCAACGGCCGCCTGGTGTCGCTGGAGACCGAGCTGCACAACGGCGAGACCGTCGAGATCATCACCTCCAAGGACCCCGACGCCGGGCCGAACCGCGACTGGCTCGACTTCGTCAAGAGCGCCCGCGCCCGCAACAAGATCCGCCACTGGTTCACCAAGGAGCGCCGCGAGGCCGCGATCGAGCAGGGCAAGGAGGAGATCGCGAAGGTCATGCGCAAGCAGGAGCTCCCGGTCAAGCGCCTGTTCAGCGGGGAGTCCATCGTCGCCCTGGCCGACGAGCTGCGCTATCCCGACGTGGACGCCCTGTACGCGGCGGTGGGGGAGCGGCAGGTCAGCGCCCAGAACGTGGTCGCCAAGCTGGTCGACTCCATGGGCCTGGCCGACGACCACCCCGAGGACATCGCCGAGCCGGCGCTGCCCGCCAAGGCGCCCCGCCAGCGCCAGCCCGGCAACCCGGGCGTGGTCGTGGAGGGCGACGCCGACGTGTGGGCGCGCCTGTCCAAGTGCTGCACGCCGGTGCCCGGGGACGACATCGTCGGCTTCGTGACCCGCGGCAACGGGGTGTCGGTGCACCGCGCCGACTGCGTGAACATCGCGACCCTGGACCCCGAGCGCAAGGTGCGGGTGGACTGGTCGCCGACGGAGGACTCGCTGTTCCTGGTGGCCCTCCAGGTGGAGGCGCTGGACCGGGCCCGGCTGCTGTCGGACATCACCCGGGTGCTCTCGGACCAGCACGTCAACATCCTGTCGGCGACGGTGCAGACCAGCCGGGACCGGGTCGCCCAGAGCCGGTTCACGTTCGAGATGGCCGACCCCGCCCACCTGGGCAGCGTGCTGCGCGCGGTGCGCAACGTGGACGGCGTCTACGACGTGTACCGCGTCCGCAACTGA
- a CDS encoding TetR/AcrR family transcriptional regulator — MSVTEAGRSTAEARRAAILRHAVPVFARSGYHATPVTEIADAAGISQAYVFRLFGSKLGLFTATLDRCFGLIEQALREGAEKAPGAPASQVLAAMGDSYAELIADRDLLMLQVHAQSAADVPEVRECMRRGYASAVTLVHELSGGTREQVRYFMAMGLMCHLITALDLDGVDEPWALTLTSGMTVHGRRADG, encoded by the coding sequence ATGAGCGTTACCGAAGCGGGCCGTTCCACGGCCGAGGCGCGCAGGGCGGCGATCCTGCGGCACGCGGTGCCCGTCTTCGCCCGGAGCGGCTACCACGCCACCCCGGTGACGGAGATCGCCGACGCGGCCGGGATCTCCCAGGCCTACGTCTTCCGGCTGTTCGGCAGCAAGCTGGGCCTGTTCACGGCCACGCTGGACCGCTGCTTCGGGCTCATCGAACAGGCCCTGCGCGAGGGCGCGGAGAAGGCGCCCGGCGCCCCCGCGTCCCAGGTCCTGGCCGCGATGGGCGACTCCTACGCGGAGCTGATCGCCGACCGCGACCTGCTCATGCTCCAGGTGCACGCCCAGAGCGCGGCCGACGTCCCCGAGGTCCGGGAGTGCATGCGGCGCGGGTACGCCTCGGCGGTCACCCTGGTGCACGAGCTGTCCGGCGGCACCCGGGAGCAGGTCCGGTACTTCATGGCCATGGGCCTGATGTGCCACCTGATCACCGCCCTGGACCTGGACGGGGTCGACGAGCCCTGGGCCCTGACCCTGACGAGCGGCATGACCGTCCACGGGCGGCGCGCCGACGGGTGA
- the ruvC gene encoding crossover junction endodeoxyribonuclease RuvC has translation MRVLGIDPGLTRCGVGAVEGAIGRPLSLIGADAIRTSPDEDLPQRLLGVERGIERWLDEVRPDAVAVERVFAQHNLSTVMGTAQASGIALVCAARRGLPVALHTPSEAKAAITGSGRADKAQVGTMVARILGLDGPPRPADAADAVALAICHIWRGGAQARVAQAQQDFARKVELARRARGARP, from the coding sequence GTGCGCGTGCTGGGAATCGACCCGGGGCTCACCCGGTGCGGCGTCGGCGCCGTCGAGGGCGCCATCGGCCGCCCCCTGAGCCTCATCGGCGCCGACGCCATCCGCACCTCCCCCGACGAGGACCTGCCCCAGCGCCTGCTGGGCGTCGAGCGCGGCATCGAGCGCTGGCTCGACGAGGTCCGCCCCGACGCCGTCGCCGTCGAGCGGGTCTTCGCCCAGCACAACCTCAGCACCGTCATGGGCACCGCCCAGGCCAGCGGCATCGCCCTGGTCTGCGCCGCCCGCCGCGGCCTGCCCGTCGCCCTGCACACCCCCAGCGAGGCCAAGGCCGCCATCACCGGCAGCGGCCGCGCGGACAAGGCGCAGGTCGGCACCATGGTCGCGCGTATCCTCGGACTCGACGGCCCGCCCCGCCCCGCCGACGCGGCCGACGCGGTCGCCCTGGCCATCTGCCACATCTGGCGCGGCGGCGCCCAGGCCCGGGTGGCCCAGGCACAGCAGGACTTCGCCCGCAAGGTCGAACTGGCCCGCCGCGCCCGCGGCGCCCGCCCCTAG
- a CDS encoding nitroreductase family deazaflavin-dependent oxidoreductase codes for MVDEPAKRFEMTRGRRVLNAALGGFVKYGVCPPDTYLLTTRGRRTGFLRTVPINLVDNNEGRFLVAPYGEVDWVRNIRADGFATLRKGGWIELVSVRELDAAEAAPVLREYVDHPRALVVAPYFEAPPDAPAEAFEAEAHRHPVFQIVRSTTIRI; via the coding sequence ATGGTGGACGAACCGGCGAAGCGGTTCGAGATGACGCGCGGCCGACGGGTGCTCAACGCGGCGCTCGGCGGCTTCGTCAAGTACGGGGTGTGCCCGCCCGACACGTACCTGCTCACGACGCGGGGGCGCAGGACGGGCTTCCTGCGCACCGTCCCGATCAACCTCGTGGACAACAACGAGGGCCGGTTCCTGGTCGCCCCCTACGGGGAGGTCGACTGGGTGCGCAACATCCGCGCGGACGGGTTCGCGACGCTGCGCAAGGGCGGCTGGATCGAGCTGGTCAGCGTGCGCGAACTGGACGCCGCGGAGGCGGCCCCGGTGCTGCGCGAGTACGTGGACCACCCCCGCGCCCTGGTGGTGGCACCGTACTTCGAGGCCCCGCCGGACGCGCCGGCCGAGGCCTTCGAGGCGGAGGCGCACCGGCACCCGGTGTTCCAGATCGTGCGGTCCACGACGATCCGCATCTGA
- a CDS encoding adenine phosphoribosyltransferase, translating into MAHDHTPADTAAAPDLLLGRIRDIPDFPKPGILFKDITPLLNDPAALAATVAGLAEPFRDAGVDHVVGLEARGFIFGAPVALALGAGFVPARKAGKLPAAVIEQPYDLEYGTATVEIHADAVTEGSRVLIVDDVLATGGTGRAAVDLVRKAGGTVVGFSVLMELTALGGRERLSDVEPHALLSV; encoded by the coding sequence ATGGCCCACGACCACACCCCCGCGGACACCGCCGCCGCCCCGGACCTGCTCCTGGGCCGCATCCGCGACATCCCGGACTTCCCCAAGCCCGGCATCCTGTTCAAGGACATCACGCCGCTGCTCAACGACCCCGCGGCGCTGGCCGCCACCGTCGCCGGCCTCGCCGAGCCCTTCCGGGACGCCGGCGTGGACCACGTGGTCGGGCTGGAGGCCCGCGGGTTCATCTTCGGCGCCCCGGTGGCCCTGGCGCTCGGCGCCGGGTTCGTCCCCGCGCGCAAAGCCGGGAAACTGCCCGCGGCCGTGATCGAGCAGCCCTATGATCTGGAGTACGGGACCGCGACCGTGGAGATCCACGCCGACGCGGTCACCGAGGGCTCCCGGGTGCTCATCGTCGACGACGTGCTGGCCACCGGCGGCACCGGGCGGGCCGCGGTGGACCTGGTCCGCAAGGCGGGTGGTACGGTCGTGGGATTCTCCGTCCTGATGGAGCTCACGGCTCTCGGGGGGCGCGAGAGGCTGTCCGACGTGGAGCCGCACGCCCTCCTCTCGGTCTGA
- a CDS encoding acetyl-CoA hydrolase/transferase C-terminal domain-containing protein: MESLTDLVGPGATVALGDGFGAPRSVTADLCAAAARAGGVRLVLGWVPEADPGLDPAAFADARTVMPGWGLRDHVDRGLIAHPPVRMSAVPALLHGLWRPDLLVASVVPVPGGYAFGSEAGWLRTAVEAGALVAAVVSPNLPRADAGPPLPADRVVVIGGSDRTAGTLRPSPTGPDQAAIARHLAPLIPAGARLQLGFGPVPAALAAELRVPVRIDSGPLPEAAVDLDERGLLLGDPVGMYLVGGPRLHAWADGRPLLHSVEHVLDPGRLSADPFVAVNTAVEIDHDGQVNVEGTARGVLGGIGGHSDYAAAATRSVGGLSVIAVPTRHRGRSTLVERLSRPVTTPSQDVEVVVTERGVADLRGLSRAERRAALADLWGTGRA; this comes from the coding sequence GTGGAGAGCCTGACGGACCTGGTGGGACCGGGCGCGACCGTCGCCCTGGGCGACGGGTTCGGCGCCCCGCGGAGCGTCACCGCCGACCTGTGCGCGGCCGCCGCGCGCGCCGGCGGCGTCCGCCTCGTCCTGGGCTGGGTCCCCGAGGCCGACCCCGGGCTCGACCCCGCCGCGTTCGCCGACGCCCGCACCGTCATGCCCGGCTGGGGCCTGCGCGACCACGTCGACCGCGGCCTCATCGCCCACCCGCCGGTGCGCATGTCCGCCGTCCCCGCCCTGCTGCACGGCCTGTGGCGCCCCGACCTGCTCGTCGCCTCGGTGGTCCCGGTGCCCGGCGGGTACGCCTTCGGCAGCGAGGCCGGCTGGCTGCGCACCGCCGTCGAGGCGGGCGCCCTGGTCGCCGCGGTGGTCTCGCCGAACCTGCCCCGCGCCGACGCCGGGCCGCCGCTGCCCGCCGACCGTGTCGTCGTCATCGGGGGGAGCGACCGCACCGCCGGGACCCTGCGCCCCTCGCCCACCGGCCCCGACCAGGCCGCCATCGCCCGCCACCTGGCGCCCCTCATCCCCGCCGGCGCCCGCCTCCAACTGGGCTTCGGCCCCGTGCCCGCCGCCCTGGCCGCCGAGCTGCGGGTCCCCGTGCGCATCGACTCCGGGCCGCTGCCCGAGGCCGCCGTCGACCTCGACGAGCGCGGCCTGCTGCTGGGCGACCCCGTGGGCATGTACCTCGTCGGCGGCCCGCGCCTGCACGCCTGGGCCGACGGCCGCCCCCTGCTGCACTCCGTGGAACACGTCCTGGACCCCGGCCGCCTGTCCGCCGACCCCTTCGTCGCCGTCAACACCGCGGTGGAGATCGACCACGACGGCCAGGTCAACGTCGAGGGCACCGCCCGGGGCGTGCTCGGCGGCATCGGCGGCCACTCCGACTACGCCGCGGCCGCCACCCGCTCCGTCGGCGGGCTCAGCGTCATCGCCGTCCCCACCCGCCACCGCGGCCGTTCCACCCTGGTCGAACGCCTCTCCCGGCCGGTCACCACCCCCTCCCAGGACGTGGAGGTCGTGGTCACCGAGCGCGGCGTCGCCGACCTGCGCGGCCTCTCCCGGGCCGAGCGCCGCGCCGCCCTGGCCGACCTGTGGGGGACCGGCCGCGCCTGA
- the yajC gene encoding preprotein translocase subunit YajC: protein MQGLYQLADGAAPAGGGILSSLPMIALILLVFWLLIWRPNQKRRQQEAQMQSALVPGVEVMTKAGIYGTVVEVQDNDVILEISPGTRIRMLKPGIGEILTPQADDTPVEDRPDFGDDDPKPNN from the coding sequence GTGCAGGGCCTTTACCAACTCGCCGACGGAGCCGCGCCCGCGGGCGGAGGAATCCTCTCCTCGCTCCCCATGATCGCCCTCATCCTCCTGGTGTTCTGGCTGCTCATCTGGCGGCCCAACCAGAAGCGGCGCCAGCAGGAGGCGCAGATGCAGAGCGCCCTCGTCCCCGGGGTCGAGGTCATGACCAAGGCGGGTATCTACGGCACCGTCGTCGAGGTCCAGGACAACGACGTGATCCTCGAGATCTCGCCGGGCACCCGGATCCGCATGCTCAAGCCGGGCATCGGCGAGATCCTCACCCCGCAGGCCGACGACACGCCGGTCGAGGACCGTCCCGACTTCGGCGACGACGACCCCAAGCCCAACAACTGA
- a CDS encoding NUDIX hydrolase produces MVDDGMRRDADEREFLAAYDPHAYAPVAVTVDVVAMTIRAREPLVLLVRRGASPQKGRWALPGGFVRAEDGPRGPADPDLPDAALRVLAEKTALPTTLHLEQLGTYGARGRDPRMRVFSVAYMLLAPDLPDPEQGRDTAEAAWVPWRDLGHGGTARYEPAFDHARIIADAVERARAKLEYTSLATAFLPPVFTITDLREVYEAVWDRSLHAANFHRKILAAPGFVRDTGELADRGGSGGGRRPRLYRAGGTAALHPPLLRSAP; encoded by the coding sequence ATGGTGGACGACGGGATGCGGCGGGACGCGGACGAACGGGAGTTCCTGGCCGCCTACGACCCGCACGCCTACGCCCCCGTCGCGGTGACCGTCGACGTCGTGGCGATGACCATCCGCGCCCGGGAGCCGCTGGTGCTGCTGGTCCGCCGGGGCGCCAGCCCGCAGAAGGGCCGGTGGGCGCTGCCCGGCGGCTTCGTCCGGGCCGAGGACGGCCCCCGGGGGCCCGCCGACCCCGACCTGCCCGACGCCGCGCTGCGCGTCCTGGCCGAGAAGACCGCCCTGCCCACCACCCTGCACCTGGAGCAGCTGGGCACCTACGGCGCCCGCGGCCGCGACCCCCGCATGCGGGTCTTCTCGGTGGCGTACATGCTGCTCGCCCCCGACCTGCCCGACCCCGAGCAGGGCCGCGACACCGCCGAGGCCGCCTGGGTCCCCTGGCGCGACCTCGGGCACGGCGGAACCGCGCGGTACGAGCCCGCCTTCGACCACGCGCGGATCATCGCCGACGCCGTCGAGCGGGCCCGCGCCAAGCTGGAGTACACCTCCCTGGCCACCGCGTTCCTGCCGCCGGTGTTCACCATCACCGACCTGCGCGAGGTGTACGAGGCGGTGTGGGACCGGTCCCTGCACGCCGCCAACTTCCACCGCAAGATCCTCGCCGCCCCCGGCTTCGTCCGGGACACCGGGGAGCTCGCCGACCGAGGCGGCTCCGGCGGTGGCCGCCGCCCCCGCCTGTACCGGGCGGGCGGCACCGCCGCCCTGCACCCGCCGCTGCTCAGGAGCGCCCCATGA
- the ruvB gene encoding Holliday junction branch migration DNA helicase RuvB — MYDDHDRPTGPADRDLPGPYAREAVSSEAGADERRLEGALRPRALDEFVGQERVREQLSLVLDSARKRNRAPDHILMSGGPGLGKTTLAMIIAAELGSPLRITSGPAIERSGDLAAVLSTLQEGEVLFLDEIHRMARPAEEMLYVAMEDFRVDVVVGKGPGATAIPLEIAPFTLVGATTRAGMLPAPLRDRFGFTAHMDFYSAEELERILHRSAGLLGVPLAEDAAREIAGRSRGTPRIANRLLRRVRDYAEVRGDGIMSLDTARATLELYEVDALGLDRLDRAILDVLLRRFRGGPVGLSTLAVSVGEEAETVEVVAEPFLVRSGFLARTPRGRVATPLAWAHLGLTPPPDAAFGAAAAAQGGGTTGSGGTNGNGSSGTP; from the coding sequence GTGTACGACGACCACGACCGACCGACGGGACCGGCGGACCGGGACCTCCCCGGGCCGTACGCCCGGGAGGCCGTCTCCTCCGAGGCCGGAGCCGACGAGCGCCGGCTGGAGGGCGCCCTGCGGCCGCGCGCGCTCGACGAGTTCGTCGGCCAGGAACGGGTGCGCGAGCAGCTCTCCCTGGTCCTGGACAGCGCCCGCAAACGCAACCGCGCCCCCGACCACATCCTCATGTCCGGCGGCCCGGGCCTGGGCAAGACCACCCTGGCCATGATCATCGCCGCCGAGCTTGGCTCCCCCCTGCGCATCACCTCCGGCCCCGCCATCGAGCGCTCCGGCGACCTGGCCGCGGTGCTGTCCACCCTCCAGGAGGGCGAGGTGCTGTTCCTGGACGAGATCCACCGGATGGCCCGTCCCGCCGAGGAGATGCTCTACGTCGCCATGGAGGACTTCCGGGTCGACGTGGTCGTGGGCAAGGGCCCCGGCGCCACCGCCATCCCCCTGGAGATCGCCCCCTTCACCCTGGTCGGCGCCACCACCCGGGCCGGGATGCTGCCCGCCCCGCTGCGCGACCGGTTCGGGTTCACCGCCCACATGGACTTCTACTCGGCCGAGGAGCTGGAGCGCATCCTGCACCGCTCGGCCGGGCTGCTCGGCGTCCCGCTGGCCGAGGACGCCGCCCGCGAGATCGCCGGGCGCTCGCGCGGCACGCCCCGCATCGCCAACCGGCTGCTGCGCCGGGTCCGCGACTACGCCGAGGTGCGCGGCGACGGGATCATGTCCCTGGACACCGCCCGCGCCACCCTGGAGCTGTACGAGGTGGACGCCCTGGGCCTGGACCGCCTCGACCGCGCCATCCTCGACGTGCTGCTCCGCCGCTTCCGCGGCGGCCCGGTGGGCCTGTCCACCCTGGCCGTGTCGGTGGGGGAGGAGGCCGAGACCGTGGAGGTGGTCGCCGAGCCGTTCCTGGTCCGCTCCGGGTTCCTGGCCCGCACCCCGCGCGGCCGGGTCGCCACCCCGCTCGCCTGGGCCCACCTGGGGCTCACGCCCCCGCCGGACGCCGCCTTCGGCGCGGCCGCCGCGGCCCAGGGCGGCGGCACCACGGGTTCCGGCGGCACCAACGGCAACGGGTCCTCGGGCACCCCCTGA